The Humulus lupulus chromosome 4, drHumLupu1.1, whole genome shotgun sequence genome has a window encoding:
- the LOC133831834 gene encoding uncharacterized protein LOC133831834: MSLCMFFVFFVFFMFFVLGDQLIMSTSRCDSHADSVCRLSCSFSEEDFSSLFQSSAEMVDCNRITVVELGGRPLGDVTGRGIDSNEPIDGGMPGSGSMLSSNPRSSISLGELTYLRRHYEIPDTISLHAPAKAERPDWHLPGWVCLYELPFKEGLRFPIPRLVVELCEYHEISPGQLMPNSWRILMSLEVLCERHKITLGVADLLRAYYLKAHLNDKGRYQLTTKGKDPPLIISLKSGDKRWKDRYFFVPFVSLGLPADSRIPCSWSPACRLRVEYLWDSRESSGRLKSILAIPEAEREWSDLLSESSLRQSSLWRSVEKLPEDVAMSRPFTLPLTGSNALERLRQAKKSSVGSSEADREVVVPPADPPVLTRSQTKKKKKAVRDDSSDPFSDTVALSFPSNAAAYSEIGPHLGEIDKLLWPEDDHRMEQVGTDGSIDTTVSHLFQGLQGVIWLKKKIKSLMATLKEVRSQRNDLRGEVSRLKDSKKESDQLIADLKAQLESKEADVEKLRVTLGQVDDLKAEVASLENRMLVIGLEAEIQCRGVMASEFRDGKADSWDVPKYIADLEELEKMRAEEITRAEELATSFGIMTTNDLVVDD; the protein is encoded by the exons ATGTCCTTATGCATGTTCTTTGTGTTCTTCGTGTTCTTCATGTTCTTCGTGCTAG GTGATCAGCTCATTATGTCTACAAGTAGGTGTGATAGTCACGCTGATTCAGTCTGTCGACTGTCTTGTTCGTTTAGTGAAGAAGATTTTAGTTCTCTCTTTCAAAGTTCTGCTGAGATGGTTGATTGCAACCGAATTACAGTAGTAGAATTGGGGGGTCGTCCTTTAGGTGATGTTACTGGAAGGGGAATAGATTCTAACGAACCTATTGATGGTGGTATGCCGGGTTCTGGTAGTATGCTTAGTTCTAATCCTAGGTCTTCCATAAGTTTAGGTGAGTTGACCTATCTTCGTCGTCATTATGAGATCCCTGATACCATCAGTCTGCATGCTCCTGCTAAGGCGGAGCGGCCTGACTGGCACTTACCTGGTTGGGTGTGTCTGTATGAACTTCCCTTCAAAGAAGGGCTTCGGTTTCCCATCCCCCGATTAGTCGTTGAGTTGTGTGAGTACCACGAGATTTCGCCCGGACAACTAATGCCAAATTCATGGCGAATTTTGATGTCTCTCGAAGTCCTTTGTGAAAGGCACAAGATAACACTTGGGGTGGCTGACTTGTTGAGAGCTTACTACTTGAAGGCACACCTTAATGACAAAGGTAGGTACCAGTTAACAACTAAGGGGAAGGACCCTCCTTTAATTATTAGTTTGAAGAGTGGAGATAAGAGGTGGAAGGACCGTTACTTCTTCGTCCCTTTCGTCTCGTTGGGGTTACCTGCTGATAGTAGGATACCTTGTTCATGGTCTCCTGCAT GTAGGCTTCGAGTTGAGTACCTTTGGGATTCGAGGGAGTCTTCTGGTCGACTTAAGAGTATTCTTGCTATTCCTGAGGCGGAGCGTGAGTGGAGTGATTTGCTGTCTGAATCGAGTCTTCGTCAGAGTTCTTTGTGGCGCTCTGTTGAAAAACTCCCTGAAG ACGTAGCTATGTCCCGACCCTTTACACTTCCTCTAACCGGTTCCAATGCCTTGGAACGTTTGCGTCAAGCAAAGAAATCGTCCGTTGGGAGCTCAGAAGCTGATAGAGAGGTTGTTGTGCCTCCGGCTGATCCCCCTGTTTTGACGCGGAGTCAgacgaaaaaaaagaagaaggctGTGCGGGATGATTCTTCCGACCCATTTAGCGACACCGTTGCCCTTTCGTTCCCTTCCAATGCTGCGGCCTATAGTGAGATTGGGCCTCACTTAGGAGAGATTGATAAGTTGTTGTGGCCCGAAGATGATCACAGAATGGAGCAGGTTGGTACGGATGGGTCAATTGATACCACTGTTTCTCATTTGTTCCAG GGTTTGCAAGGGGTCATTTGGCTGAAGAAGAAAATCAAGTCCTTAATGGCAACTCTAAAGGAAGTAAGGAGTCAGAGAAATGATCTTCGGGGTGAAGTTAGTCGGCTGAAAGATTCCAAGAAGGAGTCTGATCAACTCATAGCTGATTTGAAGGCTCAACTAGAATCCAAGGAAGCTGATGTCGAGAAGCTGAGAGTGACTCTTGGTCAAGTTGATGATTTGAAAGCCGAGGTTGCTTCGTTGGAGAATCGGATGTTGGTCATTGGGCTGGAGGCTGAGATCCAATGCCGTGGCGTAATGGCTAGTGAGTTTCGGGATGGTAAGGCTGATAGCTGGGATGTTCCCAAATACATTGCTGATCTTGAGGAATTGGAGAAGATGAGGGCTGAAGAGATAACCCGGGCCGAAGAGTTAGCCACTTCTTTTGGCATCATGACTACTAATGATCTGGTTGTGGATGACTGA
- the LOC133829849 gene encoding receptor-like protein 6 isoform X1 — translation MQPSCHDEERNALIQFNKSFKLDCRSRQDPFLTVVVHPKTSSWGSNNGTNCCSWDGVDCDVETGHVIGLYLNSSCLYGSFHSNNTIFHLVHLQELDLSYNNFTFSPIPTAMGFFPELKFLRLRSSFFQEFIWLGDFLNQRSLQIHYKDLRECWAWTISFPINTLPRPLEISPLPFGNL, via the exons ATGCAGCCTTCTTGCCATGATGAGGAGAGAAATGCTTTGATACAATTCAACAAAAGCTTTAAATTAGATTGTCGGAGTAGACAAGACCCCTTTTTGACTGTAGTTGTCCATCCAAAGACATCGTCTTGGGGATCGAATAATGGTACCAACTGCTGCTCGTGGGATGGTGTTGACTGTGATGTGGAGACTGGTCATGTCATTGGTCTTTACCTCAATAGTTCATGTCTCTACGGCTCTTTCCACTCCAACAACACTATCTTTCACCTTGTTCATCTTCAGGAGCTTGATCTTAGCTATAATAACTTCACTTTCTCTCCAATTCCCACTGCCATGGGCTTTTTTCCGGAGTTGAAATTTCTTCGCTTGCGTTCTTCTTTCTTCCAAG aatttATCTGGCTGGgagatttcctaaatcaaaggagtTTGCAAATTCATTACAAAGATCTCAGAGAATGCTGGGCTTGGACGATTtcttttcctataaataccttgccaaggcctttggaaatttcacctcttccatttggaaatttgtaa
- the LOC133829849 gene encoding receptor-like protein 6 isoform X2 codes for MQPSCHDEERNALIQFNKSFKLDCRSRQDPFLTVVVHPKTSSWGSNNGTNCCSWDGVDCDVETGHVIGLYLNSSCLYGSFHSNNTIFHLVHLQELDLSYNNFTFSPIPTAMGFFPELKFLRLRSSFFQGK; via the exons ATGCAGCCTTCTTGCCATGATGAGGAGAGAAATGCTTTGATACAATTCAACAAAAGCTTTAAATTAGATTGTCGGAGTAGACAAGACCCCTTTTTGACTGTAGTTGTCCATCCAAAGACATCGTCTTGGGGATCGAATAATGGTACCAACTGCTGCTCGTGGGATGGTGTTGACTGTGATGTGGAGACTGGTCATGTCATTGGTCTTTACCTCAATAGTTCATGTCTCTACGGCTCTTTCCACTCCAACAACACTATCTTTCACCTTGTTCATCTTCAGGAGCTTGATCTTAGCTATAATAACTTCACTTTCTCTCCAATTCCCACTGCCATGGGCTTTTTTCCGGAGTTGAAATTTCTTCGCTTGCGTTCTTCTTTCTTCCAAG gaaaatag